One genomic segment of Helianthus annuus cultivar XRQ/B chromosome 14, HanXRQr2.0-SUNRISE, whole genome shotgun sequence includes these proteins:
- the LOC110909066 gene encoding uncharacterized protein LOC110909066 — protein sequence MWGFQRPSYDDVIRGLQRLRYDDVMCGFQRPSYDDIRPLSDLTSPNSYSDIPQYPEIDKREKPNLPNGGLTKGLEISTDAYNNVCIPLFEASMKCHWNAAKAIFDQNPDWLRYSITENGETALHIASSKNRSKHAENFVKNLVTLITPEDLEFQNENFSTALYTAAVAGNIETVKIMVERNKKLLTIMGGNVDAKLRMMPLHAAALVGNHEVVEYLYENSNDLSGENWDNKTRSWLLEKCVEGDMFDVALNIVIKDPALGNAQVLKILAGKPDAFFERKSNCIKRRMHSAFALIGLAGGAYEETSKALQVLQIIWEDIAKQRKTDIDNILRGPLDSQNLIQLLPIQKLIYKHLGNLREQTKQIEMTSSHQNTYMRLDELFHNHLNNIFDESKNFTKKDYIPIHRKGGRTIELQNLIYEHIVNIYDEIQNIKMHPDAAADEVADECQRYLQKLISKHITEMYALVGLNREKYSSRIPFIAAERGNTKFLVELIHRCPDVIWKVNDDKQTIFHIAVKYRHEGIYNLLYEIGSMKDFVIRREDIDDNNMLHLVGKRATKERLAIVSGPALQMQRELLWFKEVRNMMHPDFRERKNKDGLTPRELFTREHKELIKEGEEWIKGVASQCMVVAALIATIVFAAAFTIPGGYNQNDGIPIFYRKPIFVVFVVADAMSLFLSTTSILTFLSILTSRYAEHDFVESLPKKLMLGISTLFLSITAMMVTFSVSFFIIYHKEMKWIPIVISLFAVTPVILYIVLQYHLLVDVIRSTYGSKYLFKPKKQVLYYENPKV from the exons GCCTAGAGATATCTACAGACGCTTACAACAACGTATGTATCCCTCTGTTTGAAGCATCCATGAAATGCCACTGGAATGCTGCTAAAGCCATTTTTGATCAGAACCCGGACTGGTTAAGGTACAGCATCACCGAAAACGGAGAAACCGCACTTCACATTGCATCGTCCAAAAATAGAAGCAAACATGCGGAGAACTTTGTGAAAAACTTGGTGACTCTTATTACCCCGGAAGATTTGGAGTTTCAAAATGAAAATTTCAGCACCGCCCTCTATACAGCAGCTGTAGCTGGAAACATCGAAACGGTTAAGATTATGGTGGAAAGGAACAAAAAATTGCTGACAATCATGGGTGGTAATGTTGATGCTAAATTACGAATGATGCCACTTCATGCGGCTGCCCTGGTTGGAAATCATGAAGTAGTCGAGTATCTTTATGAAAATTCCAATGACTTGAGTGGTGAAAATTGGGATAACAAGACTCGTAGTTGGCTTCTTGAGAAATGCGTGGAAGGCGATATGTTCG ATGTCGCCCTAAATATAGTCATAAAAGATCCGGCACTTGGAAATGCTCAAGTACTTAAAATTTTAGCTGGAAAGCCTGATGCGTTTTTTGAAAGGAAATCAAATTGTATCAAAAGAAGAATGCATTCAG CTTTTGCATTAATTGGTTTAGCGGGGGGAGCTTATGAAGAGACAAGTAAAgcattgcaagtattgcaaatcATCTGGGAAGATATTGCCAAACAGCGTAAGACTGATATTGACAATATACTAAGAGGCCCACTTGATTCACAAAATCTCATTCAACTTCTGCCAATACAGAAACTTATTTATAAACATCTTGGCAACCTACGTGAACAAACCAAGCAAATTGAAATGACCTCGTCCCATCAAAATACGTATATGCGTTTAGATGAACTATTTCATAACCATCTAAACAATATATTCGATGAAAGCAAGAACTTCACTAAGAAAGACTATATACCCATTCATCGTAAGGGAGGTCGAACTATAGAACTCCAAAATCTCATTTATGAACATATTGTGAACATCTATGATGAAATCCAAAACATAAAAATGCATCCAGATGCAGCTGCAGATGAAGTGGCAGACGAATGTCAAAGATACCTACAAAAGCTCATTTCTAAACATATTACTGAAATGTATGCCCTAGTGGGATTGAATAGAGAAAAATACTCTTCTCGGATACCATTTATTGCTGCAGAAAGAGGGAACACCAAATTTTTAGTTGAGCTCATTCATCGATGTCCTGATGTAATATGGAAAGTTAATGATGACAAACAAACTATATTTCATATTGCTGTCAAATATCGTCATGAGGGTATCTACAATCTATTGTACGAGATAGGCTCAATGAAGGATTTTGTAATTCGTCGTGAAGATATAGATGATAACAATATGTTGCACTTGGTTGGAAAGCGAGCAACGAAAGAGCGACTTGCAATTGTGTCCGGACCTGCTTTGCAAATGCAGAGAGAACTATTATGGTTCAAG GAAGTAAGAAATATGATGCACCCTGATTTTAGGGAACGGAAGAACAAAGACGGTTTAACACCACGCGAGTTATTCACAAGGGAGCATAAAGAACTTATTAAGGAAGGTGAGGAGTGGATTAAAGGAGTGGCTAGTCAATGTATGGTTGTTGCAGCGCTTATTGCCACAATAGTATTTGCAGCTGCCTTTACAATTCCAGGTGGGTATAATCAGAACGATGGTATCCCTATTTTCTATCGGAAGCCAATCTTTGTTGTCTTTGTAGTGGCAGATGCCATGTCCTTGTTCTTATCAACAACTTCCATACTCACCTTCTTATCCATCCTAACATCTCGTTATGCCGAACATGATTTTGTGGAATCACTACCTAAAAAGTTGATGTTAGGCATATCAACTCTTTTTCTATCTATAACAGCCATGATGGTCACTTTTAGCGTCAGCTTCTTCATAATATATCACAAAGAAATGAAATGGATACCTATTGTTATCAGTTTGTTTGCCGTCACTCCAGTCATTCTATATATTGTGCTACAATATCATCTATTAGTGGATGTAATTCGCTCAACATATGGTTCCAAGTATCTCTTTAAGCCAAAGAAACAAGTTCTGTACTATGAAAACCCCAAGGTCTAA